Part of the Desulfobacterales bacterium genome, TACCGAGGCTGGCTGCTGCGGAGCGTGGATTAATTGGGGAAGAATCTAAATAAACCTATCGCTACAAGACAGGGAGAGTGCGTTATGAGCAATGAGCAAAAGCAACAGGTAATAGGGGAGAAGAACGGGTGGGGGATTGAAAAAATACCATCCCCCCAGGGAGTCGCTTATATTTCCGCACGCTGGGATCTTTGCGTGGGGTGCGGCGCCTGTGAAGTGGCCTGCTCCATGTTTCACCATGGTGTCGTCAACCGGGAACTCTCCCGGATCAGGATTTACCGCTATCTGCTGCCGCTGCCTAAATCCGTCCAGAATGTCTGTTCCCAGTGTCCTGAAAAAGAAAGGGAATGTCAGAAGGCCTGTCCCGAGGACCCGCCGGTCATTCATTATGACCCCGAGCGCTTCCATATGGTCGTCGATGAAGACCGCTGCCTGGGATCCGGCTGCAGCCAGTGTCGGGATGCCTGCCCGGCCGATGTGCCGCGGTTTTATCCGCCGGAACAGGATGTGTCCATGGTATGCGACCTGTGTGAAAAAGACGGCCGGCGGCGGCCGCAGTGCGTCGAGATTTGTCCCACCCAGGCGCTGGAGTTTGTTTCACCCAAAATTCCGCACCATCTGGAACGGATTCATCCGGATGTGAAAGCGGCCAGCCTGGCCAATCGGCTCTATCCGCTGCCAAAGGACCGTGTCATTCGAATGCCTGAAGAAATCTGGGGAGGCAAATAAAATGGGAGAAAAGAAATTTAAACTGCTGGAAGTGGATTTGACCAATGAAAAAACGCGAACGGTGGATGTCACCGAAGAGATGCGCCGGTTTGTGGGCGGGCGCTCACTGGGCGCCAAACTTTTGTGGGACCGGATTCCACCCAAGGCGGACCCCCTGAGCACGGAGAATGTCCTTTATTTCGGAATCGGACCCATGACGGGATTATTGGGGTCGGTTACCAATGTCAGCGCCAAGTCGCCGTTGACGCATTTGAGGGGCCAGTCCAATATGAATGGCCATTTCGGTCTGGAACTCATCTATGCCGGTTACAATGCCGGTGTCCTTTTTACCGGTAAAGCTTCCAAACCGGTATATCTGTATGTGAAAGACGACCATGTCGAAATTCGGGACGCATCCCATCTGTCAGGAAAATCCGGCCTTGAAACCCAGTACCAGCTTACGGAAGAACTGAAAGAAGAAATCGACGACCAGAACATCCGGATTGCGGCCATCGGTCCGGCCGGTGAGAATATGGTGCGAAATGCGGATATCTGTCACGATTTTTATCACCATGCCGCCCGGCTGGGGATGGGGACCGTGATGGGATCCAAGAAGCTGAAAGCCGTCGCCGTAAAAGGGACCCGGGCGCCGGGGTATGCTCACCCGGAGAACGTTCTTGAGATCTTGAAAAAATGGCTCCACGCCGGCCGGTTGTATCGGATTCAGAATCGGCGTTGGGGGCACACCCAGTCCATGTCCGGCCGCTATTATAAAACGATCGAAGGTATTAAGAATAAGCAGAAGGGCTGGGATGAAATGTGCGACAACTTTAATCCCGTTCTGCTGGAGCAGCGCTACAAGATCTGGGGGGATGCCTGTCACGGTTGTCCGGTGGCCTGTAAAGTGCCGTATTTTATGATGGGGCCGCCCCTGGGACCATTTGCCGGCGAGCTGCGTCATGACAATGCCGGCGGGTGGAGCGCCAATGTCATGATCCCCGGCTATGAACTCCAGGGGTATCTGTGCTCCTATGTGGATTACCTGGGATTGGACGGCGAGGATGTCTCCGGCGTCGTTGCCTGGATGATGGAATGCTATGAAAAAGGGCTGGTCACCAAAGAAGATCTGGGCGGGATTGACCTGACCTGGGGAAATGTGGAAGCCATCTGTGCGCTGTTAAAGAAGATTGCCCATCGCGAGGGTATCGGCGATGCCCTGGCCGACGGCCTTAAATTTGCACCGGCCAAGATCGGGAAGGGAACTGAAAAATACGCCATTACCGGCAAAGGTGTTGCAATTACGTCCTATGAACCCCGGGGCAGCATGAAGGACGCACTGGATCTGGCCGGAACGGCCGTGGGTGAGATCCACGGTTCCAGGGGGGCGCCGGAACGGGTCATGTTTGATTCTTTGACCGGCTGTTCCTTCTGGCGCAAGACCATCAAGGATATTTACGGGAGTATTGCCGACTGGGCCATCCAAGGACTCCATGCCACCTGCGACTGGCAGCTGAGCCAGGAGGACTGGCGGCTGCTGGAGCTGCGGGGGGCCACCATGGAAAGGTGTTATTCCATTCGCGAAGGCCATTATATCCCGGAGCGGGACGATATCATGCCGGAACGGTTTTTCCAGGAGACCATCTACAATAAATACAATGAACCCAAAAAGCTCGACAAGAAAGAGTTTTTTGAGAAGCGAAAAGGGCTTTATCATTCCTACGGTCTGCAGGATGACGGCACGCCGTCTCCGGAGTTTCTGGAACAGCTCGGGCTGGGGTTTGCCATTCCGGAAATGGAGGAAGCGTTAAAGAAATAGGACCTGTATACCGCTTTCAATAATAAAATTCCGAAACAATGATTTGCGATATAAGCGGTTGTAGAAAAAAACATTGGGATAACGGAATGTTTTTTTTGACAACCGCTATAATTGTTATTTTTTTCCCCACTTTTTCTTTTCAACCGTATCTTCCTCCACGGCATAATGCGCTTCCAGGCCGCACAGATCTTCGATTTCTTGACGCGTTTGAATCCATTCGTCCGGCGTCAGCCCGCTGTAATCCCCGGTACGTTTGATTTCCGTCAATGCCTGTTTCAGATAATAGCAGGAAATGCCGATATGGATCTGGGCATCGATGCAGCCCATGTAACCCATCGCCTGGAGCTGCTTCAGGTTGTACAGCGGTCGGCCGTCGCGGTTGCCGCGACTCTGGACCCAGATCAGTGGGAGTTTGGATTTTTTGGGGGCGGCTACCGCCTCCTTGTGATTACGCGGAAAAACTAGGCCCAGGTCTGCGCCGACGGCAGCCGCCTTGTTGATGCGCTTGATCGCTTTGCCCAGACCTTCGAACCGGCAGGTATCGGAACGGGCGATAATGATAAAATTTTTGTCGATGGCGTCGCGGGCGCGGCAGGCCAGTTTAATTTTATCGACGAATTCTTTGACCGAAACCGTATGGGCCACATATTTGTGATAATGCGCGCGTTTGGGGTAAAGCTGATCCTCGATATGGATTCCGGCGACGCCTGCAGCGATAAACTCCTTGACCGTCCGCATGGCGTGAAGGGGCTCGCCGAAGCCGGCTCCCGCGTCGCAGACCAGAGGAATCGTGCAAGCATTGGCGATGCGCTTGGCAAATTCGACCTGCTCGGTCATGGTGAGCAAGGGTTCGGTCACGGTCAACGAGCTGCCGGTGGCATACCCGCCGGTATAGACGGCTTTGAAACCGATTTGTTCCGCAATCCGCCCGCCCATGGGATCGATGACAGCAGGCATGTATATGAATTTTCCTTTCTTCAGAATCGTTCGCAAGCGCGATGCAGGAATGGGCATTTTTTTCCTTCCAATCGTTTCATGTATTTGTAATGGCTGCTAAACGTAAGGTTTATGTATTCAGCGTTGGCTCAAAAAACAGCTCTTCGGGGGACAGCGCCCGCTCCAAAAGTCCCTGATCACCGGCGTAGTCGATAAAGCGCGTCAGGTTGGCCCGGTTCTTTTTAAAGCCGTTGGGCCAGGGATCGGTACCCAGCAGGCGGCGTTCTTCTTCGAACAGATGCCGGCCCCAGGCCATAAGCGACCAGTTGGGGTCGGCATAATATTCCCTGCAAATTCGTTTGGCGGATTCAAAAGCCTCCATCATGTCCATTGCGGCTTCCGGGTATTTTTCCAAAATTTCATCCTTGAACGCAAGAATGTGCATGATGGGGTAAAACCCGTTTTTTTGAAAATATTTCAGCTCTTCCCGTTTCGGGTTCGGGAATAATCGTTTGATTTGATCGCTGCCACCCGAGACTTCTTTGGGCGGGTGGGGCATGATAAGGGCATCGAATTCACCTTTCCGAAGCATGCGCCCATGGCGATCGGCGCCGTCTTTTAAGGGTACCGACTGACCCACCTGCAACACCGCTAAATCAAAATCTTTAAGCTGAACGGACCCGTCAAAAAAGGGGATATGACGGTCATAGTGTGACAGGGCCAGGGTTAGTTTTGGTTTGGACATCACTGTTTTTCCTTAAGAAATATCAAGTAGTATTTTTAAAATAAAATCCCCCCAACACCCTTTTCCAAACGTGAAAAATGAAGGATTACCGGAAGTGGTCATTATTTTCGTATAGAAACCATTACCTCGTGCATCCGCTTTCCTAAATCCCCTGCTTCTTTGAAGGCGCGGGCATCTTTATGGATATCCCCGGGGGCCCGGGCGTAACCGGTGACATACCCGGCCACAAGAATCTGCTGGTCGAGAAACACGTCGTTGATGATGCGGACCGCGCTGATGCCGCCGCGGCGGTTGGCGACGGCGACGCTTCCCCCCACTTTGTTTTTCAGCCGCTTGTGATGCCACAGGCTAAAGGTGCGATCCAGAAATACCTGGGCATTGCCGCTGATGCTGTGCCCCATGTGCACGGGGCTGCCGATGACGATGCCGTCGGCTTGCAGCAGTCCGGCATAGATGGATTGCATGTCGTCATGGATGTGGCATTCACCCGTTTCCGCACAGCGCCAGCAGGCATCGCAGGGCGAAATGTCGTGATCCGCGATTTTGACAAATTCGGTGGCGGCCCCGTTATCGACGGCCGCGGCCAGAACCGCACGAACAAGAATGTCCGAATTGCTTTCCATGCGGGGACTGCAGCCGATGCCGATCACCTTGAATGGTTTCATTGCTCGATCCAGACATCCAGAACCGATGGTTTTCCGGAATTCAGCGCCTTTTTCAAAGCCGTTTTAATCTGGGAGGGCTTTTTCACGGTATAACCGGCAACCCCGAATGATTCTGCCATTTGGGCCAGGTCGGGAACGGGGTTATCAATGTTCGATCCGATAAAAAGGTTTTTCTCCAGGGCTTTTCCTTTAAAACGAATGGCGCCGTCTTTTACCGCCTTATACTGTCGGTTGTTGCACACGATTGTGATAACAGGAATCTTATACCGGGCTGCGGTCCACAACGCCGGGTTGGTCATGATAAAGCCGCCGTCGCCCACAAAGGCGATGACCTGCCGGCGGGGGAGGGCCAGCTTGACTCCCAGGGCCGCCGGCAGTCCCCAGCCCAGATAGCCTGCGGGGGACCGAAAGTATGTGCCCGGGTGTTTAAATTGATAGTGTTTTAAGAGGGGGCGTGAGGAGCGGATGGTGTCGTCGACGATAATGGCATCCGGATCTGCTGCGTCCTGGATCTCCCGCACAAGCTGTGCTACCCGGATGGGGGTTTTGCCCCAGATGGATTCAACTTCCTTTACCCGGATGGCTTCCCTTTTTGCCCAGTCCGTCTTCATCTGATTGAAACGTTCTCGGAAAACAGCGATCCTTTGAGCTGACGCCGAAGCCTTTATTTGACTGATCAGGATTGCAAGACCCTCCTTTGCGTCGGAAAGGATAGGGGCTTCCACAGGGTAGAGTTTTCCGATGACAGCCGGATTTGAATGCATATGAACAGTTTTGATTTTCTGTAAGACCGCATCGTTTTCTGAGTAGGCTGTTTGAACAAAAATTTCACACCCCACGCCGAGGATGAGGTCAGCAGTTTTGATGGTTGCGGATTGGGCCTCAAAACCTCCCCGGTAAAGGGGATGGTCGAGGGGAAAGTTCAAGTAGGCCATAGACTGGCGTCCTTCCGCCAGGACAGGGATTCCCAGTAATTCGGCCAATTCAACAGCCTGGGGCAACGCATCGGTTTGTGCAATTTCATTTCCCGCGATCATGACCGGTTTTTTGGCGGCAAGGAGCAGCTTGATCGCCTTTTTAATGTCTTCAGGGTTGGGACACAGCCGGGGTTGAGAGTCAAACCGCTGGGAAGGGGGGATTTTAGCATTCATTTTCAAAGCCAGAAAATCCTCGGGTATGGATAAAAAAACCGGACCCGTGGGAGGCGTGGTGGTTATTTTAAATGCCCGGGTAATGTCATCGGCAATGTTTTCCGGCCTTAACACCTGCCAGCTCCATTTCGTAAATTGTCGCGTCATGGCGCATATGTCATCAACTTCGGAAAAAACCCCCCGGCCGAGAATGCGACTGTCCTTATTCGCAATGGTCAGGACCATGGG contains:
- a CDS encoding 4Fe-4S dicluster domain-containing protein, with translation MSNEQKQQVIGEKNGWGIEKIPSPQGVAYISARWDLCVGCGACEVACSMFHHGVVNRELSRIRIYRYLLPLPKSVQNVCSQCPEKERECQKACPEDPPVIHYDPERFHMVVDEDRCLGSGCSQCRDACPADVPRFYPPEQDVSMVCDLCEKDGRRRPQCVEICPTQALEFVSPKIPHHLERIHPDVKAASLANRLYPLPKDRVIRMPEEIWGGK
- a CDS encoding aldehyde ferredoxin oxidoreductase N-terminal domain-containing protein, whose amino-acid sequence is MGEKKFKLLEVDLTNEKTRTVDVTEEMRRFVGGRSLGAKLLWDRIPPKADPLSTENVLYFGIGPMTGLLGSVTNVSAKSPLTHLRGQSNMNGHFGLELIYAGYNAGVLFTGKASKPVYLYVKDDHVEIRDASHLSGKSGLETQYQLTEELKEEIDDQNIRIAAIGPAGENMVRNADICHDFYHHAARLGMGTVMGSKKLKAVAVKGTRAPGYAHPENVLEILKKWLHAGRLYRIQNRRWGHTQSMSGRYYKTIEGIKNKQKGWDEMCDNFNPVLLEQRYKIWGDACHGCPVACKVPYFMMGPPLGPFAGELRHDNAGGWSANVMIPGYELQGYLCSYVDYLGLDGEDVSGVVAWMMECYEKGLVTKEDLGGIDLTWGNVEAICALLKKIAHREGIGDALADGLKFAPAKIGKGTEKYAITGKGVAITSYEPRGSMKDALDLAGTAVGEIHGSRGAPERVMFDSLTGCSFWRKTIKDIYGSIADWAIQGLHATCDWQLSQEDWRLLELRGATMERCYSIREGHYIPERDDIMPERFFQETIYNKYNEPKKLDKKEFFEKRKGLYHSYGLQDDGTPSPEFLEQLGLGFAIPEMEEALKK
- a CDS encoding isocitrate lyase/PEP mutase family protein: MPIPASRLRTILKKGKFIYMPAVIDPMGGRIAEQIGFKAVYTGGYATGSSLTVTEPLLTMTEQVEFAKRIANACTIPLVCDAGAGFGEPLHAMRTVKEFIAAGVAGIHIEDQLYPKRAHYHKYVAHTVSVKEFVDKIKLACRARDAIDKNFIIIARSDTCRFEGLGKAIKRINKAAAVGADLGLVFPRNHKEAVAAPKKSKLPLIWVQSRGNRDGRPLYNLKQLQAMGYMGCIDAQIHIGISCYYLKQALTEIKRTGDYSGLTPDEWIQTRQEIEDLCGLEAHYAVEEDTVEKKKWGKK
- a CDS encoding flavodoxin family protein, encoding MKPFKVIGIGCSPRMESNSDILVRAVLAAAVDNGAATEFVKIADHDISPCDACWRCAETGECHIHDDMQSIYAGLLQADGIVIGSPVHMGHSISGNAQVFLDRTFSLWHHKRLKNKVGGSVAVANRRGGISAVRIINDVFLDQQILVAGYVTGYARAPGDIHKDARAFKEAGDLGKRMHEVMVSIRK
- a CDS encoding thiamine pyrophosphate-binding protein; the encoded protein is MQKTGAEILLASLKNEGVKYIFGNPGTTEVAILDALVETPEIEYILTLHESVAVAMADGYARAGGGVGFVNVHTALGLSNAIGGLCGAHIDGIPMVLTIANKDSRILGRGVFSEVDDICAMTRQFTKWSWQVLRPENIADDITRAFKITTTPPTGPVFLSIPEDFLALKMNAKIPPSQRFDSQPRLCPNPEDIKKAIKLLLAAKKPVMIAGNEIAQTDALPQAVELAELLGIPVLAEGRQSMAYLNFPLDHPLYRGGFEAQSATIKTADLILGVGCEIFVQTAYSENDAVLQKIKTVHMHSNPAVIGKLYPVEAPILSDAKEGLAILISQIKASASAQRIAVFRERFNQMKTDWAKREAIRVKEVESIWGKTPIRVAQLVREIQDAADPDAIIVDDTIRSSRPLLKHYQFKHPGTYFRSPAGYLGWGLPAALGVKLALPRRQVIAFVGDGGFIMTNPALWTAARYKIPVITIVCNNRQYKAVKDGAIRFKGKALEKNLFIGSNIDNPVPDLAQMAESFGVAGYTVKKPSQIKTALKKALNSGKPSVLDVWIEQ